From Cotesia glomerata isolate CgM1 linkage group LG2, MPM_Cglom_v2.3, whole genome shotgun sequence, a single genomic window includes:
- the LOC123258657 gene encoding speckle-type POZ protein B-like, translating into MKRGYTMINQSSVTYEWKINNIDAYLNVTNQGTDNTCLSSPKFSTGIKEKYTWQLELVFENNSRSSNKDIMRLELFCSPKTSNNASCGFSNTVSSNSTIKMIKYSVYILDNKKEKKMMTGNHLFFTKSSWTILPLSKKVLLEKVDEYLPDNILTVGLDLTIYEEPSNYSSDTSLRIPSKRPMTEDYKKLFKSKIASDVIINVCGKEFKTHKVCLIARSPVLEAMFLHEMTEKKTNKIDIVDLSPTIFEKILEFVYTDEVTNLDAHAQDLLEAADKYQIDLLKDICQESICKTLTQENALKFLVLADFYNADHLLKFTINFILINMNNVMKSQEFLDFKKENPVLASDLLSSFVSSPGQDDQPKI; encoded by the coding sequence atgaaaagagGTTATACTATGATTAATCAAAGTAGTGTTACTTATGAgtggaaaataaataacattgaCGCTTATTTAAATGTAACCAATCAAGGAACCGACAACACTTGCTTGAGTTCTCCAAAATTCTCAACaggaattaaagaaaaatacacGTGGCAGCTTGAACTAGTTTTTGAGAATAATTCAAGGTCATCTAACAAGGACATTATGCGTCTAGAACTATTCTGTTCTCCAAAAACGTCAAATAATGCTTCATGCGGTTTCTCAAATACAGTATCGTCTAATTctacaataaaaatgataaaatattcagTTTACAttttagacaataaaaaagaaaaaaaaatgatgacagGTAATCATCTATTCTTCACGAAATCTAGCTGGACAATTCTTCctttatcaaaaaaagttCTACTAGAAAAAGTCGATGAGTATCTACCCGATAATATTTTAACAGTGGGTCTTGATCTTACCATTTATGAAGAGCCATCTAATTATTCAAGTGATACTTCATTACGTATTCCATCGAAGCGTCCGATGACTGAAGACTacaaaaaacttttcaaaagtaaaattgcaagcgatgttattattaatgtatGTGGTAAAGAATTCAAAACTCACAAAGTTTGCCTGATCGCACGAAGTCCTGTTCTCGAAGCAATGTTTTTGCATGAAATGACAGAaaagaaaacaaataaaattgacaTAGTTGATCTTAGTCCAactatatttgaaaaaattttagaatttgtttATACAGACGAAGTTACCAATCTGGATGCTCATGCTCAAGATCTACTAGAAGCTGCTGACAAGTACCAAATTGATTTATTGAAGGATATATGTCAAGAATCGATCTGTAAGACTCTAACTCAAGAAAATGCTCTTAAATTTCTAGTCTTAGCTGACTTTTACAACGCTgatcatttgttaaaatttacgattaattttatattaattaatatgaataatGTTATGAAAAGTCAAGAGTTTTTAGACTTCAAAAAAGAAAATCCTGTTTTAGCATCTGATTTGTTGAGCAGTTTTGTATCATCTCCTGGACAAGATGATCAacctaaaatttaa
- the LOC123258715 gene encoding uncharacterized protein DDB_G0287625-like isoform X1, with translation MSHAYNKYSMSSRGRGFSSRGGGGGSSSYRGRGGSNWETSSNGSNMSRGGYGSSRGGRFNKYSSQSYDSRSKYNSSGSSDRYSSRGGRGDHSNNYKRPRQESYSNRDDHRSSSDRKRVRNDSYQGESSSSQRYNNPSYGSSSSSTAYNENKRSSSAAAYEDKRQSERGSSYHRSDERHSSTSRNYAAPPPPRISDMAPPSQRYNSSNRGGGRLSRQSSNYRGRGISTRSRGGTFRAGSSRSDLLLSRKRALTSALEYRRKLLSSRSREYIQRVRLASSKIRRSGTRISGSKKESGTGSSLKDKDRVDKALNDAYSDEDDDDEDKDAEENWGADEKEPHSDDEQDNNEEENKSKDEKRKKEKSERKNDEHEELKDGEIKREENHDKLENEEETEGDEEKNVKIKEESREPDDTPNSRREGGRRFIKLNCPHCSHRSVTFKDYSVHLYSGRHNTAMRRIAARHKASLARMRVLQRQEQRRHEAREASRGTLPSRTMFCQICKLNYRSLKAVHHASESHRQIKRFLTPFCRVCRMQFRSPMLFETHTCSLDHIKRKSVVDEKKSAGNAEADGDSSAMEDDDKDHNLDNFMTLDSVGDVDAEEDEESLEKKKKEKIETESPAEPEKKPKQKQTIKVGVEYIKTIQVQFCDLCKVYLPRNENSERALAFHCSTRSHLKRYVRDNDDKLLRRQAERIHLQTSTTTTNNVTNSTNPSENAKDSPTNAQPLTTSISNVSGNSETSVESNAGNGGNCQESEPHQNSSEADPPMSPSKQDKAQEDDDDYQNDGDKLWDDVDKDLGDILREVEPGKSSDDEDTRYDRFKNTDKKAQHNKDKNSEEAEDNNKKNEIKVKVETAED, from the exons gTGGATCTTCTGATCGGTATTCCAGTAGAGGAGGCAGAGGTGATCACTCAAATAATTACAAACGCCCACGG caaGAGTCATATTCAAATCGCGATGATCACAGATCATCAAGTGATCGTAAACGTGTGAGGAATGATTCTTATCAG GGTGAAAGCAGCAGCTCGCAGAGGTACAACAACCCATCTTACGGGAGTTCATCAAGCTCAACGGCTTATAACGAGAATAAGAGATCATCATCAGCAGCTGCTTATGAGGATAAGAGGCAGAGTGAACGTGGATCCTCTTATCACCGTTCAGACGAACGTCATTCTTCGACATCGAGAAATTATGCAGCACCACCGCCTCCACGTATTAGCGACATGGCACCACCATCACAGCGTTACAACAGTTCTAATCGTGGCGGTGGACGTTTGTCACGTCAAAGTAGTAACTACCGCGGACGTGGTATCTCAACACGTTCAAGAGGCGGTACTTTTCGAGCTGGGAGCTCACGTTCAGATTTACTCTTGAGTCGTAAACGTGCTCTCACTTCAGCTCTTGAATACCGTCGTAAGCTTCTGAGTTCGCGCTCACGCGAGTACATTCAACGGGTACGATTGGCCTCATCTAAAATACGCAGGag TGGTACTAGGATATCCGGAAGTAAAAAGGAGTCAGGAACCGGGTCCAGTTTAAAGGATAAGGATAGAGTCGACAAGGCTCTTAATGACGCTTATTCCGATGAGgacgatgatgatgaagacAAAGATGCGGAAGAAAATTGGGGTGCTGATGaaaag gaGCCTCATTCAGACGATGAACAAGACAATaatgaagaagaaaataagTCAAAGGATGAGAAGCGTAAGAAAGAAAAATCTGAACGTAAAAATGATGAACATGAAGAATTAAAAGATGGCGAAATTAAAAGAGAAGAGAATCATGATAAACTTGAG AATGAAGAAGAAACTGAAGGtgatgaagaaaaaaacgtaaaaattaaagaagaaagtAGAGAACCTGACGACACACCAAACAGTAGACGCGAAGGTGGTAGGCGATTTATTAAACTCAATTGTCCACACTGTTCTCATCGCAGTGTTACGTTCAAAGACTACTCAGTGCATTTGTATTCCGGAAGACACAATACAGCTATGAGACGAATTGCAGCTCGTCATAAGGCCAGCTTAGCTCGCATGCGAGTATTACAACGTCAAGAACAGCGCCGACATGAAGCTCGAGAAGCGTCACGCGGAACTCTTCCGTCGCGGACGATGTTTTGTCAAATTTGCAAGCTTAATTACCGGTCACTGAAGGCCGTACATCACGCGTCTGAGTCTCATCGTCAGATTAAGAGGTTCCTTACACCCTTCTGTAGAGTTTGTAGAATGCAATTTCGGTCGCCGATGCTCTTCGAAACTCATACTTGTTCACTGGACCACATCaag cGCAAGAGTGTTgtcgatgaaaaaaaaagtgcagGCAATGCGGAGGCCGATGGAGATTCAAGCGCGATGGAAGACGATGACAAAGATCATAATCTTGATAACTTTATGACACTTGACTCTGTTGGAGATGTTGATg CTGAAGAAGATGAAGAGTCAttggaaaaaaagaaaaaagaaaaaattgagaCCGAAAGTCCAGCGGAGCCTGAAAAAAAACCTAAGCAGAAACAAACTATTAAAGTAGGAGTTGAATATATTAAAACTATTCAAGTTCAATTTTGCGATCTTTGTAAAGTATATCTTCCACGTAATGAAAATTCTGAAAGAGCCTTGGCTTTTCATTGTTCAACTAGAAGCCATCTTAAACG TTATGTTCGTGACAACGACGACAAATTATTACGTCGTCAAGCAGAAAGAATCCATCTTCAGACCTCAACCACCACAACAAATAATGTAACAAATTCAACGAACCCTTCGGAGAATGCAAAAGATTCGCCAACTAATGCACAGCCACTAACTACCAGCATTAGCAATGTGTCTGGAAATTCAGAAACTTCTGTTGAAAGTAATGCTGGTAATGGCGGTAATTGTCAAGAGAGCGAACCACATCAAAATTCATCAGAAGCTGATCCTCCTATGAGTCCGTCAAAACAGGACAAAGCTCAAGAAGACGACGATGATTATCAAAATGACGGTGATAAACTCTGGGATGATGTTGACAAAGATTTAGGAGATATATTACGGGAAGTCGAACCCGGTAAATCGAGTGACGATGAAGACACACGTTATGACAGGTTCAAAAATACTGACAAAAAAGCTCAACAtaacaaagataaaaattcaGAAGAAGctgaagataataataaaaaaaatgaaattaaagttaagGTCGAAACTGCTGAggattaa
- the LOC123258715 gene encoding uncharacterized protein DDB_G0287625-like isoform X2: MSSRGRGFSSRGGGGGSSSYRGRGGSNWETSSNGSNMSRGGYGSSRGGRFNKYSSQSYDSRSKYNSSGSSDRYSSRGGRGDHSNNYKRPRQESYSNRDDHRSSSDRKRVRNDSYQGESSSSQRYNNPSYGSSSSSTAYNENKRSSSAAAYEDKRQSERGSSYHRSDERHSSTSRNYAAPPPPRISDMAPPSQRYNSSNRGGGRLSRQSSNYRGRGISTRSRGGTFRAGSSRSDLLLSRKRALTSALEYRRKLLSSRSREYIQRVRLASSKIRRSGTRISGSKKESGTGSSLKDKDRVDKALNDAYSDEDDDDEDKDAEENWGADEKEPHSDDEQDNNEEENKSKDEKRKKEKSERKNDEHEELKDGEIKREENHDKLENEEETEGDEEKNVKIKEESREPDDTPNSRREGGRRFIKLNCPHCSHRSVTFKDYSVHLYSGRHNTAMRRIAARHKASLARMRVLQRQEQRRHEAREASRGTLPSRTMFCQICKLNYRSLKAVHHASESHRQIKRFLTPFCRVCRMQFRSPMLFETHTCSLDHIKRKSVVDEKKSAGNAEADGDSSAMEDDDKDHNLDNFMTLDSVGDVDAEEDEESLEKKKKEKIETESPAEPEKKPKQKQTIKVGVEYIKTIQVQFCDLCKVYLPRNENSERALAFHCSTRSHLKRYVRDNDDKLLRRQAERIHLQTSTTTTNNVTNSTNPSENAKDSPTNAQPLTTSISNVSGNSETSVESNAGNGGNCQESEPHQNSSEADPPMSPSKQDKAQEDDDDYQNDGDKLWDDVDKDLGDILREVEPGKSSDDEDTRYDRFKNTDKKAQHNKDKNSEEAEDNNKKNEIKVKVETAED, from the exons gTGGATCTTCTGATCGGTATTCCAGTAGAGGAGGCAGAGGTGATCACTCAAATAATTACAAACGCCCACGG caaGAGTCATATTCAAATCGCGATGATCACAGATCATCAAGTGATCGTAAACGTGTGAGGAATGATTCTTATCAG GGTGAAAGCAGCAGCTCGCAGAGGTACAACAACCCATCTTACGGGAGTTCATCAAGCTCAACGGCTTATAACGAGAATAAGAGATCATCATCAGCAGCTGCTTATGAGGATAAGAGGCAGAGTGAACGTGGATCCTCTTATCACCGTTCAGACGAACGTCATTCTTCGACATCGAGAAATTATGCAGCACCACCGCCTCCACGTATTAGCGACATGGCACCACCATCACAGCGTTACAACAGTTCTAATCGTGGCGGTGGACGTTTGTCACGTCAAAGTAGTAACTACCGCGGACGTGGTATCTCAACACGTTCAAGAGGCGGTACTTTTCGAGCTGGGAGCTCACGTTCAGATTTACTCTTGAGTCGTAAACGTGCTCTCACTTCAGCTCTTGAATACCGTCGTAAGCTTCTGAGTTCGCGCTCACGCGAGTACATTCAACGGGTACGATTGGCCTCATCTAAAATACGCAGGag TGGTACTAGGATATCCGGAAGTAAAAAGGAGTCAGGAACCGGGTCCAGTTTAAAGGATAAGGATAGAGTCGACAAGGCTCTTAATGACGCTTATTCCGATGAGgacgatgatgatgaagacAAAGATGCGGAAGAAAATTGGGGTGCTGATGaaaag gaGCCTCATTCAGACGATGAACAAGACAATaatgaagaagaaaataagTCAAAGGATGAGAAGCGTAAGAAAGAAAAATCTGAACGTAAAAATGATGAACATGAAGAATTAAAAGATGGCGAAATTAAAAGAGAAGAGAATCATGATAAACTTGAG AATGAAGAAGAAACTGAAGGtgatgaagaaaaaaacgtaaaaattaaagaagaaagtAGAGAACCTGACGACACACCAAACAGTAGACGCGAAGGTGGTAGGCGATTTATTAAACTCAATTGTCCACACTGTTCTCATCGCAGTGTTACGTTCAAAGACTACTCAGTGCATTTGTATTCCGGAAGACACAATACAGCTATGAGACGAATTGCAGCTCGTCATAAGGCCAGCTTAGCTCGCATGCGAGTATTACAACGTCAAGAACAGCGCCGACATGAAGCTCGAGAAGCGTCACGCGGAACTCTTCCGTCGCGGACGATGTTTTGTCAAATTTGCAAGCTTAATTACCGGTCACTGAAGGCCGTACATCACGCGTCTGAGTCTCATCGTCAGATTAAGAGGTTCCTTACACCCTTCTGTAGAGTTTGTAGAATGCAATTTCGGTCGCCGATGCTCTTCGAAACTCATACTTGTTCACTGGACCACATCaag cGCAAGAGTGTTgtcgatgaaaaaaaaagtgcagGCAATGCGGAGGCCGATGGAGATTCAAGCGCGATGGAAGACGATGACAAAGATCATAATCTTGATAACTTTATGACACTTGACTCTGTTGGAGATGTTGATg CTGAAGAAGATGAAGAGTCAttggaaaaaaagaaaaaagaaaaaattgagaCCGAAAGTCCAGCGGAGCCTGAAAAAAAACCTAAGCAGAAACAAACTATTAAAGTAGGAGTTGAATATATTAAAACTATTCAAGTTCAATTTTGCGATCTTTGTAAAGTATATCTTCCACGTAATGAAAATTCTGAAAGAGCCTTGGCTTTTCATTGTTCAACTAGAAGCCATCTTAAACG TTATGTTCGTGACAACGACGACAAATTATTACGTCGTCAAGCAGAAAGAATCCATCTTCAGACCTCAACCACCACAACAAATAATGTAACAAATTCAACGAACCCTTCGGAGAATGCAAAAGATTCGCCAACTAATGCACAGCCACTAACTACCAGCATTAGCAATGTGTCTGGAAATTCAGAAACTTCTGTTGAAAGTAATGCTGGTAATGGCGGTAATTGTCAAGAGAGCGAACCACATCAAAATTCATCAGAAGCTGATCCTCCTATGAGTCCGTCAAAACAGGACAAAGCTCAAGAAGACGACGATGATTATCAAAATGACGGTGATAAACTCTGGGATGATGTTGACAAAGATTTAGGAGATATATTACGGGAAGTCGAACCCGGTAAATCGAGTGACGATGAAGACACACGTTATGACAGGTTCAAAAATACTGACAAAAAAGCTCAACAtaacaaagataaaaattcaGAAGAAGctgaagataataataaaaaaaatgaaattaaagttaagGTCGAAACTGCTGAggattaa